CGCGGGACAAACCACAGTCGCTGTCGGCGGAACGGGTAAGAACATCTATAACGAGGTGGATTTCACCTGGATGTATATTATAAACGACTATGTTTCCCTCTGGATCGGAGGCGGTATCCTAACTGCGGGTAACTCCGTCAAAAACCAAAGAAACGCTCTTTATCATTATAACACTCAGGCAACCTCAACGGAGACGGCCGGACTCCATTTAAATACCGGAGTCGCGACTGGGGCGAATGGAACCGCATCCCAAGCGCATATGTTCTTCTTTCAGGTAAACGCAGGGTTCTAAAAAGGAAGTTTGATACAGTATGACAGTATTGGCGTATCTATCCGTAATCACGTCGCTTTTAGCTCCGTTTCTCATCGGAAACGTGCTGGGCTTCGAGTTTCTCGGTAAGGATAGTTCGATCGGAATCGGCTTGGTTTTACAAGCCGTTCTTGGAAGTTTCATCTCCGCTTATGTTTACGGATATGAAAAGGAAAGAAAGCCCCTTATCATTCTGGGTTATGCGATCTTTTTTCTAAGCACCGGCTTATGCTATCTGGTCGGAAAAAGCGTTTGGTTGATTCTTTTTTGGGAATTATCCACGATCAGTTCCTTTCTGTTATACACCGGAGGAAAATGGAACGAAGGTTCGATTCGAAGTTTCGTGGCTCTCGTGGCTGCGGGCGGAATCGGAGCCTTCTTCTTCACTTTTTGGATCTATTCCAGCGATCCTGCCTCCGGATTATTCTTCTTAGTCGCCGGATTACTCGTAAAATCCGCATTCTTCGGAGTTCATTATTGGCTACCGGAAGCTCATGCCGGCGCTCCCGCACATGCCTCCGCCGCTTATTCCGGCTTACTTGTGAATCTTCCTCTCGTCTTATTCACTAAATTCGCGGCTCCCTTATTGCCAGGAACGCCATATGCTACCATTCTGATTCCCATCGCAGGTATCGGAGTTTTCTGGGCGGGGATAACCGCCTTATTCAGTAAGGAAATCAAGAAATCCATCGCTTATAGCACCGTGGAGAATATGAACTTCCTATGGCTTTGTCTTTTTCTTTCTTCCTATTGGCAGAATAGTGAATCGGAGGAATTGAAATTATTAAGCAAGGCCTTCGGCGCCTTATTTCTGATCTCTTTGGTCCACCATAGTATCAGTAAAACCTTCCAATTCCTATTCTTCGGGTATCTGACCAAGCTCTCCGGTTCCTCTAATGTGGACGAGAGCACGGGTGTGGGAAGAATCAGCCATATTCCCACTTTCCTGGCCGCGGTAGGAACCATGAGTTTCCTCGCGATTCCAGGTACGACCGGATTTCTCTCCGAAGCGACTTTCATTAAATTGCTTTCCGTAGTGCTTACCGTTCCGGGAACCAGCGCTATCCTAGTGCTTCCTCTATTGATTTTGGTCTGCACAGGACTTGCGATCGGAGCCGCTTCCCATCTTCGCTTATTCTTGGGACTCGTATTATCCCGTCCGAGAAAAGAATTCGAGGACCACGGACTAAACCGAGTAATTCAAGTTTCCTTAATACTTACCGGGAGCCTCGTATTATTAGCTCCGGTTGCCGTCCTATTCTTCGCGAATTATTACGCATGGAGAGTGGACTGGCTGGACGCTTCCTGGTTCCAAGGAATCGGAATCGTCAACGTGATCGGACTCGTAATACTTACGACCGTCGGGGTGTTAGGACTCAGACATAAAATAAAAGAGAGAAAACTGTGGGATTGCGGCGGATTATTCGGCGGGTCGGAAGTGGCGATCGGTAGTTCGGCA
This sequence is a window from Leptospira wolffii serovar Khorat str. Khorat-H2. Protein-coding genes within it:
- a CDS encoding proton-conducting transporter membrane subunit, which produces MTVLAYLSVITSLLAPFLIGNVLGFEFLGKDSSIGIGLVLQAVLGSFISAYVYGYEKERKPLIILGYAIFFLSTGLCYLVGKSVWLILFWELSTISSFLLYTGGKWNEGSIRSFVALVAAGGIGAFFFTFWIYSSDPASGLFFLVAGLLVKSAFFGVHYWLPEAHAGAPAHASAAYSGLLVNLPLVLFTKFAAPLLPGTPYATILIPIAGIGVFWAGITALFSKEIKKSIAYSTVENMNFLWLCLFLSSYWQNSESEELKLLSKAFGALFLISLVHHSISKTFQFLFFGYLTKLSGSSNVDESTGVGRISHIPTFLAAVGTMSFLAIPGTTGFLSEATFIKLLSVVLTVPGTSAILVLPLLILVCTGLAIGAASHLRLFLGLVLSRPRKEFEDHGLNRVIQVSLILTGSLVLLAPVAVLFFANYYAWRVDWLDASWFQGIGIVNVIGLVILTTVGVLGLRHKIKERKLWDCGGLFGGSEVAIGSSALSDPLAAPLGKYFVTSEGYSKLDKGFIRILLKVISSLKAKIRGADDESISVDLTYSSFTVLAILIVIIVVRLAEGDIWAQLLSWVY